In Parasphingorhabdus halotolerans, a single window of DNA contains:
- the guaA gene encoding glutamine-hydrolyzing GMP synthase, with protein sequence MSIAHEETILIVDFGSQVTQLIARRVREAGVYSEIAPFNTAEEAFHRLKPMGIILSGSPAGVPEEGSPRAPEVIFESGLPILGICYGQQVMNHQLGGTVETGIDGEFGRAFLTVTKPCALFEGLWEVDDKHQVWMSHGDKVTNFAPGFEIVATSEGAPFAVIADESRKYYGTQFHPEVVHTPDGGKLIANFIHHVCGCAGDWTMAEYKAAKIADIREQVGDGKVICGLSGGVDSSVAAILIHEAIGDQLMCVFVDHGLLRLNEREQVETLFRDHYNIPLVVVDAEERFMAGLDGVSDPEKKRKFIGGEFIEVFDEEAARIGGADFLAQGTLYPDVIESVSFTGGPSVTIKSHHNVGGLPERMNMQLVEPLRELFKDEVRDLGRELGLNDQFVGRHPFPGPGLAIRIPGEVTKERCDILRKADAIYLEEIRNAGLYDAIWQAFAVLLPVKTVGVMGDSRTYDNVCGLRAVTSTDGMTADVYPFDASFLTRVSTRIVNEVKGINRVVYDYTSKPPGTIEWE encoded by the coding sequence ATGTCCATAGCTCATGAAGAAACCATCCTGATCGTCGATTTCGGCTCTCAGGTGACGCAACTTATCGCCCGCCGTGTGCGCGAGGCTGGTGTCTATTCGGAGATTGCTCCGTTCAATACCGCGGAAGAGGCGTTTCATCGTCTGAAACCCATGGGAATTATACTCTCCGGTTCGCCTGCTGGAGTGCCCGAAGAGGGTAGCCCACGCGCGCCGGAAGTGATCTTTGAATCCGGTCTGCCGATCCTTGGCATTTGTTACGGCCAGCAAGTGATGAACCATCAATTGGGCGGCACCGTGGAAACCGGTATTGATGGAGAATTCGGCCGCGCCTTTCTGACCGTCACGAAACCATGCGCACTGTTCGAGGGCCTCTGGGAGGTTGATGACAAGCATCAGGTGTGGATGAGCCACGGCGATAAAGTTACCAATTTCGCGCCGGGCTTTGAAATTGTCGCCACCAGCGAAGGCGCGCCTTTTGCGGTTATCGCCGATGAAAGCCGAAAATATTACGGCACGCAATTTCACCCCGAAGTTGTCCATACGCCCGATGGCGGCAAGCTGATTGCTAACTTCATCCATCATGTTTGCGGTTGTGCCGGTGACTGGACGATGGCGGAATATAAAGCCGCCAAAATCGCCGATATCCGCGAGCAGGTGGGAGACGGGAAAGTCATTTGCGGTCTGTCCGGCGGCGTCGATAGTTCGGTCGCGGCGATCCTGATCCATGAAGCGATTGGCGACCAGCTGATGTGTGTATTCGTCGATCATGGCTTGCTGCGTCTCAATGAACGCGAGCAGGTCGAAACTTTGTTTCGCGACCATTATAATATTCCGCTGGTCGTGGTCGATGCCGAGGAACGTTTTATGGCGGGGCTTGATGGTGTCAGCGATCCGGAGAAGAAACGCAAATTTATCGGCGGCGAATTTATCGAAGTGTTCGACGAGGAAGCCGCGCGGATTGGCGGCGCGGACTTTCTCGCGCAGGGGACGCTTTACCCCGATGTTATCGAGAGTGTTTCTTTCACTGGTGGACCCAGTGTGACGATCAAATCGCACCATAATGTCGGTGGCCTTCCAGAGCGCATGAATATGCAGCTGGTCGAGCCGCTGCGCGAACTGTTCAAGGATGAAGTGCGCGATCTGGGGCGTGAACTGGGGCTCAATGACCAATTTGTTGGGCGGCATCCGTTCCCCGGACCGGGATTGGCTATTCGTATCCCGGGCGAAGTGACTAAAGAGCGTTGTGATATCCTTCGTAAGGCGGATGCGATCTATCTGGAGGAAATCCGAAATGCCGGTTTGTACGACGCGATCTGGCAGGCTTTCGCTGTGCTGCTCCCTGTAAAAACCGTCGGCGTGATGGGCGACAGCCGCACGTACGACAATGTTTGCGGCCTGCGCGCGGTGACCAGCACCGACGGCATGACCGCTGATGTCTATCCCTTTGACGCGAGCTTCCTGACGCGGGTGTCCACGCGGATTGTCAATGAAGTGAAGGGGATTAACCGGGTGGTTTATGATTATACCAGCAAACCGCCGGGGACTATTGAGTGGGAGTGA